A single window of Candidatus Marsarchaeota archaeon DNA harbors:
- a CDS encoding nucleoside-diphosphate kinase (catalyzes the formation of nucleoside triphosphate from ATP and nucleoside diphosphate): MQEKTLVLVKPDGVKRALIGRVISKFEDAGLKVVALKMVLPTKELAEKHYPLDEEWYTNAWKNTKKGYDEKGIEFKETPLQLGTRVRGWLVEALTSGPVVAMVIEGNDAVAAVRKLAGATAPNRADPSTIRGMYSTDSYDLSDSKKRVLKNVVHASDSVPNANKEISVWFGGKEIISYDRADAEALY; encoded by the coding sequence ATGCAGGAAAAAACACTGGTGCTCGTTAAGCCGGATGGCGTAAAACGAGCGCTCATCGGCAGAGTGATATCAAAATTTGAAGATGCAGGCCTTAAAGTCGTAGCTTTGAAGATGGTTCTTCCGACTAAGGAGCTTGCAGAAAAACATTATCCACTTGATGAGGAGTGGTATACAAACGCATGGAAGAATACCAAAAAAGGCTACGATGAGAAGGGCATAGAGTTCAAAGAAACGCCTCTTCAGTTGGGCACGCGCGTAAGGGGATGGCTGGTAGAAGCTTTGACAAGCGGGCCCGTAGTGGCGATGGTCATCGAAGGCAATGATGCGGTAGCTGCAGTAAGGAAGCTTGCTGGTGCAACCGCCCCGAATCGTGCAGACCCGTCGACTATACGCGGTATGTATTCGACAGATTCGTATGACCTCTCAGATTCCAAAAAGAGGGTGCTCAAGAATGTAGTGCATGCATCTGATTCTGTCCCAAATGCCAACAAAGAGATCTCGGTATGGTTTGGCGGAAAAGAGATAATTAGCTACGACAGGGCGGATGCGGAAGCGCTTTATTGA